In Methanoregula formicica SMSP, the DNA window GAGGCCGATGCGGGGACGACAATCGTCCGGACCGCCACTTTCTTCCCTTTCACGATACGGGCAAGCCGTGCCAGGTCGGAGTACCTCCCGTTGGTGCACGTACCGATGAATACCTGGTCAAGGGGAAGCCCGGCAAGTTCGTCAACCGGTTTCACCGTGTCGACGCGGTGCGGGACCGCAACAAGGGGAATAATGTCAGAGAGGTCGAATTCCTGCTCCCGGGTATAGGTACAGGATTCGGGGATCTGTGGCTTCACGGTATGCCCCCGTTCCCTGAGATAGCGCGCGGTTACATCGTCGGCATAAAACAACCCGGCTTTAGCACCTGCTTCAATGGACAGGTTGGAGAGCACCATGCGCTCGTCAATGGACAGATCTTTGACCGCATCTCCGATGAACTCCAGTGCCTGGTAAGTTGCCCCGTCAGTCCCGAGCTCGCCCACGTAGGCAAGGGCGAGATCCTTTGCCTCCGCAGCCCCGGCAAACCGCCCTTCGAGCCGGATGCCAATTGTTTCCGGAACGCGGAGCCAGGTCTCACCCGTCAGCCAGATCGCCGCCATGTCCGTTGCCCCGACACCAGTCGCAAATGCTCCAAAGGCGCCGAGCGTGACGCTATGTGAGTCGGCGCCGATAACGATCTCGCCGGGCAGGACATTTCCCTCGCCCATCAGCTGGTGGCAGATGCCCCCGCCGACTTCAGAGAAGTTCATGAACGAACTTTTTGCGAATTCACGGAGCTCGTGCTGGAGGGTGGCGGCAGTGGAATTGTTGGCAGGGGCGATATGATCGAAGAAGATGGAGAACTCGGTATCGTCGGCAAGATGTCGTGCACCCATGTTCTTCCATGCTTCCAGGGCAAGCATGCCCGTACCGTCACAGGCAAATGCACGGTTTACCTTCCGGTCGACATATTCTCCGGCCGGGGCATTCAGGATACGTTCAGATAACGTGATCATGCAGGGGACTCCTTCACTTTCCTTATCAGTTTTCGTAATACTTCCGGGGTGATGTTGCATTTCTGTTCGGAGTGGTCCTTGACCAGGTCGAGGACGGCGCAGATCTGCTTTTCGGTAAGTTCGCAGCCAAGGGATGCGACAACGTGCTCAAGGGCCTTCTTCCCGGTGTGCTTCCCGAGGATGAAGTGGCGTGTTCCCCCCACGAGGTCAGGAGAGAAGTATTCATAGGCAGACGGATCATCGAGAATGGCCGCGATGTGAATGCCGCTCTCGTGGGAGAATGCCAGCTCCCCGGTAACGGGTTTGTTCCGGGGCAGGAAAATACCGGAATATTTCTCGACCAGATGCGACAGTTCCGTCAGTTTCGAGAGATCGTACCGGTCAATGCCCTTCTTTGTCCACAGGATAATGAGGAGTTCCTCAAGCGATGTATTTCCTGCCCGCTCACCGATCCCATTCACCGTGGTATGAAGCTGGAACGCGCCGGCTTCCGCTGCGGTAAGCGTGTTTGCCACGGCACAGCCCATGTCGTTGTGGCAGTGGGCGCAGAACGGGCGATCGACTGATGAGACGAGTTCTGCCATCACCGCGTGCATCTCGGAAGGGATGAGACAACCCACCGTATCGGCATAGCTGAGGAGGACTGCCCCGCGTTCTGCTGCCCGCTGGTAGACCTTTTTTAAGAACGGGATATCTGTGCGGGATGCGTCTTCTGCGGCAAACCGCACCTGCGTGCCATGGTCACGGGCATAGTCGATCATCTCCAGGGATTCTTCCAGTACCTGCTCGCGGGGTTTTTTGAACTTGAGCCGGACGTGAAGCTCGGACGTCGGGATGAAAATGCTCACCATGTCAACACCGCAGTCAATCGCGTCCTGAATATCGGGTTTTTTCGCCCGGCAGAAGCCGCTGATCCGGGCGTCAAGCCCGAGATTCGCAATCGTCTTCACGCAATGTTTCTCGTTTTCCGATACTGCCGGAAAACCGGCCTCGATCATCTCGATACCGATCTCGTCCAGCAGGGTGGCAATTTCGACTTTCTCCTTGCAGGAGAACGAAACTCCCGGCGTCTGTTCGCCGTCCCTTAGGGTCACATCACAGATCTCAATATTCAATGGTTTCATGGCTGCTCCCTTCCGGACAAGTCCCGTTCACGACGAGCGTCCGCGGCCTGTCCGTAACCACGAGCTCGCGTTCAAGTGCCGGTACATCATCAGCCCGGCAGGCGACCGGGTCCGCCCATCGCAGGTACGGGAGCGGATCGTATGACGGCTGCTTACCGGTCATTGCGGTGCAGGTGTTGTTCATCACGATACAGAGCATCGGGAGACCTTTCTCGTAAACGTCGATGAGCGCATTCAGGCCGGAATGCAGCAGGGCATAG includes these proteins:
- a CDS encoding aconitase/3-isopropylmalate dehydratase large subunit family protein, coding for MITLSERILNAPAGEYVDRKVNRAFACDGTGMLALEAWKNMGARHLADDTEFSIFFDHIAPANNSTAATLQHELREFAKSSFMNFSEVGGGICHQLMGEGNVLPGEIVIGADSHSVTLGAFGAFATGVGATDMAAIWLTGETWLRVPETIGIRLEGRFAGAAEAKDLALAYVGELGTDGATYQALEFIGDAVKDLSIDERMVLSNLSIEAGAKAGLFYADDVTARYLRERGHTVKPQIPESCTYTREQEFDLSDIIPLVAVPHRVDTVKPVDELAGLPLDQVFIGTCTNGRYSDLARLARIVKGKKVAVRTIVVPASASVLLQATRTGVLADIVEAGCTVGTPGCGPCLGAHMGVLGEEEVCLSTANRNFKNRMGVGGEIYLSSVATAAASALAGEITAPEVA
- a CDS encoding homocitrate synthase family protein, encoding MKPLNIEICDVTLRDGEQTPGVSFSCKEKVEIATLLDEIGIEMIEAGFPAVSENEKHCVKTIANLGLDARISGFCRAKKPDIQDAIDCGVDMVSIFIPTSELHVRLKFKKPREQVLEESLEMIDYARDHGTQVRFAAEDASRTDIPFLKKVYQRAAERGAVLLSYADTVGCLIPSEMHAVMAELVSSVDRPFCAHCHNDMGCAVANTLTAAEAGAFQLHTTVNGIGERAGNTSLEELLIILWTKKGIDRYDLSKLTELSHLVEKYSGIFLPRNKPVTGELAFSHESGIHIAAILDDPSAYEYFSPDLVGGTRHFILGKHTGKKALEHVVASLGCELTEKQICAVLDLVKDHSEQKCNITPEVLRKLIRKVKESPA